The following proteins are encoded in a genomic region of Vidua macroura isolate BioBank_ID:100142 chromosome 10, ASM2450914v1, whole genome shotgun sequence:
- the SKIL gene encoding ski-like protein yields MESPQINFQLGLVSDQKRSRIQEDGSPPLKKAMTEMHVNNKVQVVINKLPTIKKENLDDYGETPMEADGETAKPNSASLSEPLSLNPGLKHTLAQFHLSSQSSLGGPAAFSARYSQESMSPTVFLPLPSPQILSGPLLIPPDSSTELTQTLLEGESISCFKVGGEKRLCLPQVLNSVLRDFSLQQINTVCDELYIYCSRCTSDQLHILKVLGILPFNAPSCGLITLTDAQRLCNALLRPRTFPQSGSFLPAKNTLAQLKETGSAFEVEHECLGKCQGLFAPQFYLAPDDPCIQCLECYGMFSPQTFVMHSHRSPDKRTCHWGFESAKWHCYLHINQKYLGTSEERELKHLLEEMKEKFSEKNQKRTRSKAEPQQNLELSQWYPVIKQEAETDPQPPSFFHPSYYLYMCDKVVAPNVSLASQYKDVAKTTVKTSEVNKSSPGQSEKKLSSGKHKKTASYPELSLEEQEKIDLKTGVEQPIKRLDPPVSTRSARGAKSERVSSKIPRDSGRGEGGADARTLSPTLMKDISCEDDKGRIMEEVMKTYIKQQEKLNTILRRKQQLQMEVEMLSNSKAMKELTEEQQNLQKELECLQAEHAQRMEEFYFEQRDLEKKLDQVMKQKCSCDSNLEKDKEAEYAAQLAELRQRLDHAEADRQELQDELRQEREARQKLEMMIKELKLQILKSSKNGKGK; encoded by the exons ATGGAAAGCCCACAGATAAACTTCCAGCTAGGTCTGGTTTCAGACCAAAAAAGGAGCAGGATCCAAGAGGATGGGAGTCCTCCACTGAAAAAAGCAATGACCGAAATGCATGTAAATAACAAAGTACAGGTAGTAATAAATAAATTGCCAAcaataaagaaggaaaacctGGATGACTACGGTGAAACTCCGATGGAGGCTGATGGGGAAACCGCTAAGCCAAACAGTGCTTCACTCTCTGAGCCTTTGAGTTTAAATCCAGGTTTGAAACACACGTTGGCACAGTTCCACCTGAGCAGCCAGAGTTCGCTGGGCGGGCCTGCAGCTTTCTCAGCTCGGTATTCCCAGGAAAGTATGTCACCCACTGTCTTCCTGCCTCTCCCATCACCACAAATCCTCTCTGGTCCTCTGCTCATCCCTCCAGACAGCTCCACGGAACTCACGCAGACCTTGCTGGAGGGGGAATCCATCTCTTGTTTTAAagttggaggagaaaaaagactTTGCCTGCCTCAAGTGTTGAATTCGGTTCTCCGAGACTTTTCCTTGCAGCAGATCAACACGGTGTGTGATGAGCTCTATATCTACTGCTCAAGGTGCACTTCTGACCAGCTTCACATTCTGAAGGTTTTGGGAATTCTTCCGTTCAACGCTCCGTCCTGTGGGCTCATTACGCTGACGGACGCTCAGAGACTATGCAATGCTTTACTGCGCCCTCGCACTTTCCCCCAAAGTGGCAGTTTCCTCCCTGCTAAGAACACCCTGGCCCAGCTGAAAGAGACTGGCAGTGCCTTTGAAGTAGAGCATGAATGCCTGGGCAAGTGCCAGGGGTTGTTTGCACCTCAGTTCTACCTTGCCCCGGATGACCCGTGTATCCAGTGCTTGGAATGCTACGGGATGTTCTCACCCCAGACCTTCGTGATGCATTCTCACAGATCCCCAGACAAGAGGACCTGCCACTGGGGGTTTGAGTCGGCCAAGTGGCACTGCTACCTGCACATTAACCAAAAATACCTGGGCACATCAGAGGAGAGAGAGCTGAAGCATCTCTTGGAGGAAATGAAGGAGAAATTCAGcgagaaaaatcagaaaagaacTCGGTCCAAA gcagagccacagcagaACCTGGAATTATCACAGTGGTATCCAGTTATAAAGCAAGAAGCAGAAACTGATCCTCAACCACCTTCCTTTTTCCACCCCAG ttactACCTTTACATGTGTGATAAAGTGGTTGCCCCAAATGTGTCTCTTGCATCTCAATACAAAGATGTTGCAAAAACAACGGTAAAAACTTCCGAAGTTAATAAATCCTCACCTGGGCAGTCAGAGAAGAAGCTCAGTAGtggaaagcacaaaaaaacTGCCTCCTATCCAGAGCTTTCTCttgaagaacaggaaaaaattgaCTTGAAAACTGGGGTGGAGCAGCCAATTAAACGTTTAG ATCCTCCTGTGTCAACTCGTTCTGCGAGAGGTGCAAAGTCTGAGCGCGTTTCTTCCAAAATCCCCAGAGACTCTGGCCGTGGTGAGGGAGGTGCTGATGCACGAACCTTGTCCCCCACGCTCATGAAGGACATCAGCTGTGAGGATGACAAGGGAAGGATCATGGAAGAAGTCATGAAAACCTACAtcaagcagcaggagaagctgaaCACGATTTTGcggaggaagcagcagctccaaatg GAAGTGGAAATGTTAAGCAACTCTAAAGCTATGAAGGAACTGactgaagagcagcagaattTACAAAAAGAACTCGAGTGTTTGCAAGCAGAGCATGCACAAAGAAtggaagaattttattttgagcAGAGAGACTTGGAGAAGAAGCTGGACCAAGTGATGAAGCAAAAATGTAGCTGTGACTCCAATTTGGAGAAAGATAAAGAAGCTGAATATGCAGCACAG CTGGCAGAGTTGAGGCAGAGGTTGGATCATGCAGAGGCAGATAGACAGGAGCTCCAGGATGAACTGAGACAGGAACGAGAGGCCCGGCAAAAGCTGGAGATGATGATAAAGGAATTGAAGCTACAGATCCTGAAATCTtcaaaaaatgggaaaggaaaatag
- the CLDN11 gene encoding claudin-11, producing MVATCLHLAGFVCSFVGWIGVVVATATNDWVVTCGYTITTCRKMDELGSKGLWADCVMATGLYHCKPLVDILILPGYVQACRALMIAASVLGLPAIFLLITVLPCIRMGHEPGAAKYRRSQLGGILIILLAMCGVVATIWFPVCAHRETTIMSFGYSLYTGWIGSALCLFGGCVIVCCSGDAQTFGENRFYYGSGSSSPTHAKSAHV from the exons ATGGTGGCCACCTGCCTGCACCTGGCTGGATTTGTCTGCAGCTTTGTAGGGTGGATCGGGGTGGTTGTGGCCACGGCCACCAACGACTGGGTGGTGACTTGCGGCTACACCATTACCACCTGCAGGAAAATGGACGAGCTGGGATCcaaggggctgtgggcagaCTGTGTCATGGCAACAGGTCTCTATCACTGCAAGCCCCTCGTGGACATCCTCATACTGCCGG GGTACGTCCAAGCATGTCGAGCGCTGATGATCGCCGCCTCCGTGCTGGGCCTTCCTGCCATCTTCCTGCTGATAACGGTCCTGCCCTGCATCCGGATGGGCCACGAGCCCGGGGCAGCCAAGTACCGGCGCTCCCAGCTGGGAGGGATCCTCATCATCCTCCTGG CCATGTGCGGCGTCGTGGCGACCATCTGGTTCCCGGTGTGCGCCCACCGCGAGACCACCATCATGAGCTTCGGCTACTCGCTCTACACGGGCTGGATCGGCTCTGCCCTCTGCCTCTTCGGCGGCTGCGTCATCGTGTGCTGCTCGGGAGACGCGCAGACCTTCGGCGAGAACCGCTTCTACTACGGCTCGGGATCCAGCTCGCCCACCCACGCCAAGAGCGCTCACGTGTAG